A single Candidatus Wallbacteria bacterium DNA region contains:
- a CDS encoding PBP1A family penicillin-binding protein, with the protein MNKFIFRLLLTFTILIICIASVVIGAFIGVYHSLEQEIPDISIVTYQPPLNSMIYDCKGRVITELHNGGENRSEKARLTDIPVYLSNAVIAIEDERFWKHHGIDPYANLRAIWVDIMKKTAAQGASTISQQLARNAFLTAEKTIERKIKEAIVALKIEKLFSKEEILENYLNQIYFGPQAYGIVSAARTYFNKTPSQLTLLESAVLAGLIRNPSYYSPYKNPSRTLQRAKLVLSKMLEQKLITWMDYENALKQPLQLNFEKKFLPPAPYFVFEYLMPLLTKSFDEKKILTGGWKIYTTLDLDIQQSADEAFRNAEIFKELHDLPDNRIDGCLICLETSTSKIRAMVGGKSYLESKFNRTVIARRQMGSAFKPFIYLAAMNARIPPNKIVDDEPHSYPVPGTNQIWSPHNYQEKYHGPTTLIDAIVGSYNMATIELLRLVGCQPVIDIARKLGLTSKLEARLSMALGSYEAIPLEIAECYASIARMGISSPSIGIERVEDKDGNILLENNFKGLQSVSPQACYVIVDLMKKVNEFGTGTTARLDNHVSAGKTGTTDNYTNAWYCGITPEFTFVTYIGFDTPIPMGGNRSGGHVAAPIFKDFMEKALKNYPPSNFPRPDGVVDVMICRNSGLLATESCPRKITQAFLAGTEPDSECSEHGEGASTVEENDEEAPTEDSPDFDEYDQLKKGTGTETGISQDTTTSNSAGEIPSGVQDDGSQNEDQDNGGF; encoded by the coding sequence ATGAACAAATTCATTTTCCGATTACTGCTCACCTTCACGATCCTGATCATATGTATTGCATCTGTTGTTATCGGAGCATTCATTGGTGTTTATCATTCCCTGGAACAGGAAATTCCGGACATCTCGATCGTAACTTATCAACCGCCTCTGAATTCGATGATTTACGACTGCAAAGGCAGAGTTATTACGGAACTGCACAATGGGGGTGAAAACCGTTCCGAAAAAGCCAGGCTTACCGACATTCCAGTCTACCTGTCAAATGCCGTGATTGCGATCGAAGATGAACGTTTCTGGAAACATCACGGAATCGATCCTTATGCAAACTTGAGAGCGATCTGGGTAGACATCATGAAAAAAACTGCCGCTCAAGGTGCTTCCACGATTTCCCAGCAGCTTGCCCGCAATGCATTTCTCACCGCTGAAAAGACCATCGAACGCAAGATCAAGGAAGCGATCGTCGCCCTGAAGATCGAAAAGCTTTTTTCCAAGGAAGAGATCCTGGAGAATTACCTGAATCAGATCTATTTCGGTCCTCAGGCTTACGGAATAGTATCAGCAGCCCGGACCTACTTCAATAAAACCCCGTCACAGCTCACTTTGCTGGAGTCGGCGGTGCTGGCTGGTCTGATCAGAAACCCATCCTATTACTCCCCTTATAAGAATCCCAGCCGTACTCTGCAGCGCGCCAAGCTGGTGCTGTCGAAAATGCTTGAGCAGAAGCTGATCACCTGGATGGATTATGAGAACGCCCTCAAACAACCCCTGCAGCTCAATTTTGAGAAAAAATTCCTTCCTCCTGCTCCCTATTTTGTGTTCGAATATCTGATGCCCCTTCTTACCAAGTCCTTTGACGAGAAAAAAATTCTTACAGGAGGCTGGAAGATTTATACCACGCTGGATTTGGATATCCAGCAATCTGCTGACGAAGCTTTCAGAAATGCGGAAATTTTCAAGGAACTCCACGATCTGCCTGACAACAGAATCGACGGTTGTCTGATCTGCCTGGAAACATCCACATCCAAAATCAGAGCCATGGTGGGAGGAAAGAGTTATCTGGAATCCAAATTCAACCGGACTGTGATTGCACGCAGACAAATGGGATCTGCCTTCAAGCCTTTCATCTATCTGGCGGCAATGAATGCCCGCATCCCTCCGAACAAAATCGTGGATGACGAACCACATTCATATCCTGTCCCAGGAACCAACCAGATCTGGTCACCGCACAATTATCAGGAAAAATATCATGGCCCAACCACTCTGATCGACGCCATTGTCGGATCATACAACATGGCCACGATTGAACTTCTCCGCCTGGTTGGATGCCAGCCTGTAATCGATATCGCCAGAAAACTTGGTCTGACCAGCAAACTTGAGGCAAGGCTTTCCATGGCTCTGGGCTCATATGAAGCCATCCCCCTTGAAATCGCCGAATGTTATGCCAGCATCGCCAGGATGGGAATCTCAAGCCCCTCCATCGGCATCGAGCGGGTGGAAGACAAGGACGGCAACATACTGCTGGAAAACAACTTCAAAGGACTGCAATCAGTCTCACCCCAAGCGTGTTACGTAATTGTGGACCTGATGAAAAAAGTCAATGAATTCGGCACAGGCACCACAGCCAGGCTGGACAACCATGTATCTGCAGGAAAGACCGGCACCACCGACAACTATACCAATGCCTGGTATTGCGGCATCACCCCCGAATTCACTTTTGTTACTTACATAGGTTTTGATACTCCCATCCCTATGGGAGGCAACCGTTCAGGCGGCCATGTGGCAGCTCCGATTTTTAAGGATTTCATGGAAAAGGCACTGAAAAACTACCCGCCAAGCAACTTTCCACGCCCGGATGGAGTTGTTGATGTGATGATCTGTCGAAATTCCGGCCTGCTCGCAACCGAGAGCTGTCCCAGAAAAATCACTCAGGCCTTCCTCGCAGGGACAGAACCTGACAGCGAATGCTCAGAGCACGGTGAAGGAGCCTCAACTGTCGAAGAAAATGATGAAGAAGCACCCACTGAAGACTCTCCTGATTTCGATGAATACGACCAGCTGAAAAAGGGAACCGGAACTGAGACAGGTATCTCCCAAGATACCACTACCAGCAACTCTGCCGGTGAAATCCCGAGCGGGGTTCAAGATGATGGCTCACAAAACGAAGATCAGGATAACGGTGGGTTTTAA
- the whiA gene encoding DNA-binding protein WhiA, with translation MSSNRLRKPDPNDRSFDSSAEVKRELLHSLSAVSSACCAQVMIQAALKSIGFAKYYREGIKLELKSSNPEVLKFLTPLLKRHLGRVVVSYRRKNTLKKDNTYFLEIEVPSAEILSETLERPLVSGCCRRNYFAMIFLLCGTLQLSAPFTIEIFHHDRAVLNRIRKIGREDLGLLLKIYTLRKLYLLVGKGKSVAEKFLDGFSLNRSILFLEDRNIMMEIKNLTNRLVNCETGNLKKIVTSSSKQLYWIEAIKSGIGLENINKRLKDAALLRIWNPCLSLSELAEKSGGKFTKSSLNHCFREIRNIFLEITDLKVS, from the coding sequence ATGAGTAGTAACAGATTGCGGAAACCAGATCCAAATGACAGAAGTTTTGACAGCTCTGCGGAAGTAAAGCGGGAATTGCTGCATTCACTTTCGGCTGTATCCTCAGCTTGCTGCGCTCAAGTCATGATCCAGGCGGCTCTTAAATCAATCGGCTTTGCCAAGTATTACCGGGAAGGAATTAAACTGGAGCTGAAAAGCAGCAATCCTGAAGTGCTGAAATTTCTGACACCACTTTTGAAGCGGCACCTGGGCCGGGTAGTTGTCAGCTACCGGCGCAAGAACACTTTGAAAAAAGACAACACCTATTTCCTGGAAATAGAGGTACCTTCAGCTGAAATTCTCTCGGAAACTCTGGAACGGCCGCTTGTCTCCGGCTGCTGCCGCAGGAACTACTTCGCCATGATTTTTCTCCTCTGCGGAACTTTGCAGCTTTCGGCCCCGTTTACAATTGAAATTTTCCACCACGACCGGGCCGTGCTTAACAGAATCAGAAAAATCGGCAGGGAAGACCTGGGGCTTTTACTGAAAATATATACGCTCAGGAAGCTGTATCTGTTGGTGGGAAAAGGTAAAAGTGTGGCTGAGAAATTTCTGGATGGATTTTCCCTCAACCGTTCCATTCTATTTCTGGAAGACAGGAATATCATGATGGAAATCAAGAATCTGACCAACAGGCTTGTCAACTGCGAGACAGGGAATCTAAAAAAAATTGTGACCAGTTCAAGCAAACAGCTTTACTGGATTGAAGCCATTAAAAGCGGGATAGGTCTGGAAAATATTAATAAAAGGCTGAAGGATGCCGCGCTGCTCAGGATTTGGAACCCTTGCCTCAGCCTTTCTGAACTTGCCGAAAAAAGTGGAGGTAAATTTACAAAGTCTTCACTCAATCATTGTTTCAGGGAAATCAGGAACATTTTTCTGGAAATTACTGATTTGAAAGTCAGCTGA
- a CDS encoding tetratricopeptide repeat protein has product MKRSVNTLKILVVWCLLLAAPGFTRDLLENYFNLGREYYKESKYEDSLFNFLQARDLCPQSPEILNNIGLCQEKLKKYSDAKASYEKALEIIPDYCEALNNLGLLLIRQHIADSIGQSLIVRALELSPDNPEYFASMGESYYYQENYQKAQSWFEKALKGGVNRTSLDYLIGLNFLHLGKKREALDSFKSVLKKDPDFISAYIGVVKILEKWEDYEGAKNYLSLLDSQALLKNPDPDQIRQVYDFLNGYYQNSLLNLGFALLNEVKNYQNKVTLKDLAYFTERELQTVIDISTSRQSGDRVLTQDDEVEPAVFYYIPEIKNAYMERSRQICYENQRVLIAADFLFRLKTPEKIPTKEALESQLCPEARILCPQGFEYQPDRSVWKCERHGSLKSGS; this is encoded by the coding sequence TTGAAAAGATCCGTGAACACACTTAAGATTCTAGTAGTGTGGTGTCTACTTCTAGCAGCACCCGGGTTTACCAGGGATCTTCTGGAAAATTATTTCAATCTGGGGCGGGAGTATTACAAGGAAAGTAAGTATGAGGACTCACTGTTTAATTTTTTACAGGCGCGCGACCTCTGTCCCCAGTCCCCTGAAATACTTAACAATATCGGTCTCTGTCAGGAAAAACTCAAGAAATATTCTGATGCCAAGGCCTCATACGAGAAAGCACTTGAAATAATCCCTGACTACTGTGAAGCCCTGAATAATCTCGGATTGCTTCTGATCCGCCAGCACATTGCTGATTCAATCGGGCAGAGCCTGATTGTCCGGGCTCTGGAACTGTCTCCCGACAACCCTGAGTATTTTGCCAGTATGGGTGAATCTTATTATTATCAGGAGAATTATCAGAAAGCGCAGAGCTGGTTTGAAAAAGCTTTGAAAGGCGGTGTGAACAGAACCTCGCTGGACTATCTGATCGGACTCAATTTTCTGCATCTAGGGAAAAAGAGGGAAGCCCTCGACTCCTTCAAATCTGTTCTGAAGAAAGATCCGGATTTCATCTCAGCTTATATTGGAGTGGTAAAAATACTTGAAAAATGGGAAGACTACGAGGGCGCTAAAAACTATCTGTCGCTGCTGGACAGCCAGGCTCTGCTGAAAAATCCGGACCCAGACCAGATCAGGCAGGTTTATGACTTCTTAAACGGGTATTATCAGAATTCTCTGCTGAATCTTGGTTTTGCGCTTCTCAATGAAGTCAAGAATTACCAGAACAAGGTTACTCTCAAAGACCTTGCTTATTTTACAGAGCGTGAACTTCAGACTGTCATCGACATTTCAACCAGCAGGCAGAGCGGTGATAGAGTCCTGACACAGGACGATGAAGTTGAACCGGCTGTTTTTTATTACATTCCTGAAATCAAGAACGCATATATGGAAAGAAGCAGGCAGATCTGTTACGAGAATCAGAGGGTTCTGATTGCAGCAGATTTTTTATTCAGGCTGAAGACACCTGAAAAAATTCCGACCAAGGAAGCTCTTGAAAGCCAGCTCTGCCCTGAAGCAAGAATTCTGTGCCCTCAGGGTTTTGAGTATCAGCCTGACCGGAGCGTCTGGAAATGTGAAAGACATGGGAGTTTAAAATCCGGCAGTTGA